A portion of the Streptomyces sp. YPW6 genome contains these proteins:
- a CDS encoding two-component system response regulator → MVQKAKILLVDDRPENLLALEAILSALDQTLVRASSGEEALKALLTDDFAVILLDVQMPGMDGFETAAHIKRRERTRDIPIIFLTAINHGPHHTFRGYAAGAVDYISKPFDPWVLRAKVSVFVELYMKNCKLREQAALLRLQLDGDGHAGGEHEKESAGLLAELSARLAAVEEQAEALSKQLDDESADAAAVATAAHLERKLTGLRRALDALEPGTGGGVVPAQS, encoded by the coding sequence ATGGTGCAGAAGGCCAAGATCCTCCTGGTCGATGACCGGCCGGAGAATCTGCTGGCGCTGGAGGCCATCCTCTCTGCGCTCGATCAGACACTGGTCCGGGCATCGTCAGGGGAGGAGGCGCTCAAAGCGCTGCTCACGGACGACTTCGCGGTCATTCTGCTGGACGTCCAGATGCCGGGCATGGACGGTTTCGAGACGGCCGCGCACATCAAGCGACGGGAACGGACCCGGGACATCCCGATCATCTTCCTCACCGCGATCAACCACGGTCCGCACCACACCTTCCGCGGGTACGCCGCCGGTGCGGTGGACTACATCTCCAAGCCGTTCGACCCGTGGGTGCTGCGGGCCAAGGTCTCCGTCTTCGTCGAGCTGTACATGAAGAACTGCAAGCTCCGCGAGCAGGCGGCTCTGCTGCGGCTCCAGTTGGACGGCGACGGCCACGCGGGCGGCGAGCACGAGAAGGAGTCGGCCGGGCTCCTGGCCGAACTCTCCGCACGGCTCGCGGCGGTCGAGGAGCAGGCGGAGGCGCTCTCCAAGCAGCTCGACGACGAGTCCGCGGACGCCGCCGCGGTCGCCACCGCCGCCCACCTGGAGCGCAAGCTGACCGGCCTGCGCCGTGCGCTGGACGCCCTGGAGCCGGGCACCGGCGGGGGCGTCGTGCCCGCACAGAGCTGA
- a CDS encoding HAMP domain-containing protein, with protein sequence MKKQRNGTVEVDAAALNRVLAGLVAMRDGNFRRRLTVSGDGVMTEIAAVFNEVADRNLHLTGELARVRRVVGREGKLTERLETGACEGSWAAAIDASNELVDDLARPVSEVGRVLSAVADGDLEQRMELRSHTQDETVRPLRGEFLKVARTVNNLVDQLSVFTEQVTRVAVEVGTEGKLGGQAQVRGMSGSWKDLTDSVNTMAYRLTAQVRDIALVTTAVAKGDLSRKVTVHVAGEMLQLKNTVNTMVDQLSSFSSEVTRVAREVGTEGELGGQATVPGVAGVWKDLTDSVNTMAGNLTSQVRGIAEVTTAVASGDLTQKVTVSARGEVAQLAETINQMTETLRTFADEVTRVASEVGGEGLLGGQAQVPGAAGTWKDLTDSVNTVFRNLTTQVRDIAQVTTAVASGDMSQKVTVDVAGEMLELKNTVNTMVDQLQSFGSEVTRVAREVGVEGRLGGQAEVPGAAGTWKDLTDSVNTAFRNLTGQVRDIAQVTTAVANGDLSQKVTVDVAGEMLELKNTVNTMVAQLSSFADQVTRMARDVGTEGRLGGQARVDGVSGTWKELTDSVNFMAGNLTSQVRQIAQVTTAVARGDLSQKIDVDARGEILELKNTINTMVDQLSAFADQVTRVAREVGTDGRLGGQAQVPGVAGVWRDLTDSVNGMAGNLTAQVRNIAQVATAVARGDLSQKIDVDARGEILELKNTLNTMVDQLSNFAEQVTRVAREVGTEGILGGQAEVQGVSGTWKDLTQSVNGMANNLTLQVRNIAEVTTAVAKGDLSKKITVDAKGEILELVTTVNTMVDQLLNFADEVSRVAREVGTEGILGGQARVRGATGIWKDLSENVNLMANNLTSQVRNISRVSSAVANGDLTKKVTVEARGEVAELADTVNTMVTTLSSFADEVTRVAREVGTEGELGGQARVPGVAGTWKDLTESVNSMASNLTGQVRQIATVTTAIAKGDLTKKIDIDARGEIQELKNTINTMVDQLSSFAEQVTRVAREVGTEGQLGGQARVRDVDGTWRDLTESVNEMAGNLTRQVRAIAAVATAVTRGDLNLKIDVDAAGEIQVLQDNINTMIANLRDTTLANKEQDWLKGNLARISGLMQGRRDLDDVASLIMSELTPVVSAQHGAFFLAMSPGDSDEVGPDNDEDGSYELRMRGSYGYSAGSMPTSFRPGETLIGTAAEEKRTIQVDHVPPGYLKISSGLGEAPPAHVIVLPVLFEGKVLGVIELASFQPFTHIQRDFLNQLAEMIATSVNTISVNTKTEKLLEQSQELTEQLRDRSQELENRQKALQASNAELEEKAELLAQQNRDIEVKNTEIEEARQVLEERAEQLAVSMRYKSEFLANMSHELRTPLNSLLILAKLLADNAEGNLSPKQVEFAETIHGAGSDLLQLINDILDLSKVEAGKMDVSPTRIALVQLVDYVEATFRPLTAEKGLDFSVRVSPELPATLHTDEQRLLQVLRNLLSNAVKFTDSGAVELVIRPAGADVPNAIREHLLEAGSLRDADADLIAFSVTDTGIGIASSKMLVIFEAFKQADGTTSRKYGGTGLGLSISREIARLLGGEIHAASEPGRGSTFTLYLPLHRAELPPQGYPPVGSGSAEVLGGSGEMGQAQSPQGQSAPYGDPANSAGVFRRRRKALGDAGRKPALPAGRTASESAPQQEEWVQGSQGESQGQDQGAAVEPAPRRTFRFRGEKVLIVDDDIRNVFALTSVLEQHGLSVLYAENGREGIEVLEQHDDVTVVLMDIMMPEMDGYATTTAIRRMPQFAGLPIVALTAKAMKGDREKAIDCGASDYVTKPVDPDHLLAVMEQWMHGE encoded by the coding sequence GTGAAAAAGCAGCGCAATGGCACCGTCGAAGTGGACGCGGCAGCTCTGAACAGAGTGCTCGCGGGCCTCGTGGCGATGCGCGACGGCAATTTCCGCAGGCGGCTCACCGTCTCCGGCGACGGCGTGATGACGGAGATCGCGGCGGTCTTCAACGAGGTCGCCGACCGGAATCTCCACCTGACCGGTGAGCTGGCTCGCGTACGGCGGGTGGTCGGGCGGGAGGGGAAGCTCACGGAGCGGCTGGAGACGGGCGCCTGCGAGGGTTCCTGGGCCGCCGCGATCGACGCCTCCAACGAGCTCGTCGACGATCTCGCGCGGCCGGTCTCCGAAGTGGGCCGGGTCCTGTCGGCGGTCGCCGACGGTGATCTGGAGCAGCGGATGGAGCTGCGCTCGCACACGCAGGACGAGACGGTGCGGCCGCTGCGCGGTGAGTTCCTGAAGGTTGCCCGTACGGTCAACAACCTGGTCGACCAGCTGTCGGTCTTCACCGAGCAGGTGACCCGGGTCGCCGTCGAGGTGGGCACCGAGGGCAAGCTCGGGGGCCAGGCGCAGGTGCGGGGCATGTCCGGGTCCTGGAAGGACCTCACGGACTCCGTGAACACCATGGCGTACCGGCTGACGGCCCAGGTGCGGGACATCGCGCTGGTGACGACGGCGGTCGCCAAGGGGGATCTGTCGCGGAAGGTCACCGTCCATGTGGCCGGTGAGATGCTCCAGCTGAAGAACACCGTCAACACGATGGTCGACCAGCTGTCCTCCTTCTCCTCCGAGGTGACGCGCGTCGCCCGTGAGGTGGGTACGGAGGGCGAGCTGGGCGGCCAGGCGACCGTGCCGGGTGTGGCCGGGGTGTGGAAGGACCTCACCGACTCCGTCAACACGATGGCGGGCAACCTCACCTCCCAGGTGCGCGGGATCGCGGAGGTGACGACGGCCGTCGCGAGCGGTGACCTGACACAGAAGGTCACGGTGAGCGCGCGCGGTGAGGTAGCGCAGCTCGCCGAGACGATCAACCAGATGACCGAGACGCTGCGGACCTTCGCGGACGAAGTGACGCGGGTGGCGAGCGAGGTCGGTGGCGAGGGTCTCCTCGGCGGCCAGGCGCAGGTGCCGGGGGCCGCGGGGACGTGGAAGGACCTCACCGACTCGGTGAACACGGTCTTCCGGAACCTCACCACGCAGGTGCGCGACATCGCTCAGGTGACGACCGCGGTGGCCAGCGGTGACATGTCGCAGAAGGTCACGGTCGATGTGGCCGGCGAGATGCTGGAGCTGAAGAACACCGTCAACACGATGGTGGACCAGCTCCAGTCGTTCGGTTCCGAGGTGACCCGCGTGGCCCGGGAGGTCGGCGTCGAGGGCCGGCTCGGCGGGCAGGCCGAGGTGCCGGGCGCGGCGGGGACGTGGAAGGACCTCACCGACTCGGTGAACACCGCGTTCCGCAACCTGACCGGTCAGGTCCGGGACATCGCGCAGGTCACCACGGCCGTCGCCAACGGTGACCTGTCGCAGAAGGTCACCGTGGACGTGGCCGGCGAGATGCTGGAGCTGAAGAACACCGTCAACACGATGGTGGCGCAGCTCTCCAGCTTCGCCGACCAGGTGACGCGGATGGCCCGGGACGTGGGCACCGAGGGCCGTCTCGGCGGTCAGGCGCGGGTGGACGGCGTCTCGGGTACGTGGAAGGAGCTCACGGACTCCGTCAACTTCATGGCGGGGAACCTCACCTCCCAGGTGAGGCAGATCGCCCAGGTGACGACGGCGGTGGCGCGGGGTGACCTGTCGCAGAAGATCGACGTGGACGCCCGGGGCGAGATCCTGGAGCTCAAGAACACCATCAACACCATGGTCGACCAGCTCTCCGCCTTCGCCGACCAGGTCACACGGGTGGCCCGCGAGGTGGGTACGGACGGCCGTCTCGGCGGCCAGGCGCAGGTGCCCGGTGTCGCCGGAGTGTGGCGCGATCTGACCGATTCGGTGAACGGGATGGCGGGGAACCTCACCGCTCAGGTCCGTAACATCGCGCAGGTCGCCACGGCGGTGGCGCGGGGTGACCTGTCGCAGAAGATCGACGTGGACGCCCGGGGCGAGATCCTGGAGCTGAAGAACACCCTCAACACGATGGTGGACCAGCTGTCCAACTTCGCGGAGCAGGTCACGCGGGTCGCCCGTGAGGTGGGTACGGAGGGCATCCTCGGCGGTCAGGCCGAGGTGCAGGGCGTGTCCGGTACGTGGAAGGACCTCACCCAGTCCGTCAACGGCATGGCGAACAACCTGACCCTCCAGGTCCGCAACATCGCCGAGGTCACCACCGCGGTCGCCAAGGGCGATCTCTCGAAGAAGATCACGGTCGACGCCAAGGGCGAGATCCTCGAACTGGTCACGACCGTGAACACGATGGTCGACCAGTTGCTGAACTTCGCCGACGAGGTGTCCCGGGTGGCCCGTGAGGTGGGCACCGAGGGGATTCTCGGCGGTCAGGCACGGGTGCGCGGGGCGACCGGCATCTGGAAGGACCTCAGCGAGAACGTCAACCTGATGGCGAACAACCTGACCAGCCAGGTGCGGAACATCTCCCGGGTCTCCTCCGCGGTCGCCAACGGCGATCTGACGAAGAAGGTCACCGTCGAGGCGCGCGGCGAGGTCGCGGAGCTGGCCGACACGGTCAACACGATGGTGACGACGCTGTCCTCCTTCGCCGACGAGGTCACGCGGGTGGCCCGTGAGGTGGGCACGGAGGGCGAGCTGGGCGGCCAGGCCCGGGTGCCGGGGGTCGCCGGTACGTGGAAGGACCTCACCGAGTCCGTGAACTCGATGGCGTCCAACCTGACCGGCCAGGTGCGGCAGATCGCCACGGTCACCACCGCCATCGCCAAGGGCGACCTGACCAAGAAGATCGACATCGACGCGCGCGGTGAGATCCAGGAGCTGAAGAACACCATCAACACGATGGTCGACCAGCTGTCCTCGTTCGCCGAGCAGGTGACCCGGGTCGCCCGCGAGGTGGGCACCGAGGGGCAGTTGGGCGGTCAGGCGAGGGTGCGGGACGTGGACGGCACCTGGCGCGACCTCACCGAGTCGGTGAACGAGATGGCCGGGAACCTCACCCGGCAGGTGCGCGCCATCGCGGCCGTCGCCACCGCGGTGACCCGCGGCGATCTGAACCTCAAGATCGACGTGGACGCGGCCGGCGAGATCCAGGTCCTCCAGGACAACATCAACACGATGATCGCGAACCTCCGCGACACCACCCTCGCCAACAAGGAGCAGGACTGGCTGAAGGGCAACCTCGCCCGGATCTCCGGTCTGATGCAGGGCCGCCGTGATCTGGACGACGTGGCCTCGCTGATCATGAGCGAGCTGACGCCGGTGGTCTCGGCGCAGCACGGGGCGTTCTTCCTGGCCATGTCCCCGGGCGACTCGGACGAGGTCGGTCCGGACAACGACGAGGACGGCTCGTACGAGCTGCGGATGCGGGGGAGTTACGGCTACTCGGCGGGTTCGATGCCGACCTCGTTCCGGCCCGGTGAGACGCTCATCGGGACGGCGGCAGAGGAGAAGCGGACGATCCAGGTCGACCATGTGCCGCCGGGGTATCTGAAGATCTCCTCCGGTCTCGGGGAGGCGCCGCCCGCGCATGTGATCGTGCTGCCGGTGCTCTTCGAGGGCAAGGTGCTCGGAGTGATCGAGCTGGCCTCCTTCCAGCCGTTCACGCACATCCAGCGGGACTTCCTCAACCAGCTCGCCGAGATGATCGCGACGAGCGTCAACACGATCAGCGTCAACACCAAGACCGAGAAGCTGCTGGAGCAGTCGCAGGAGCTGACGGAGCAGCTGCGTGACCGCTCGCAGGAGCTGGAGAACCGGCAGAAGGCCCTCCAGGCGTCCAACGCCGAGCTGGAGGAGAAGGCCGAGCTGCTGGCCCAGCAGAACCGCGACATCGAGGTGAAGAACACCGAGATCGAGGAGGCGCGGCAGGTGCTGGAGGAGCGCGCCGAGCAGCTCGCGGTCTCGATGCGCTACAAGTCCGAGTTCCTGGCGAACATGTCGCACGAGCTGCGCACCCCGCTCAACTCGCTGCTGATTCTGGCGAAGCTGCTGGCGGACAACGCCGAGGGCAATCTGTCGCCGAAGCAGGTGGAGTTCGCCGAGACGATCCACGGGGCGGGGTCGGACCTGCTCCAGCTGATCAACGACATCCTCGACCTCTCCAAGGTCGAGGCGGGCAAGATGGATGTCAGCCCGACCCGGATCGCGCTGGTCCAGCTGGTCGACTACGTGGAGGCGACGTTCCGCCCCCTCACCGCGGAGAAGGGGCTCGACTTCTCCGTACGGGTGTCACCGGAGCTTCCGGCGACGCTGCACACCGACGAGCAGCGGCTCCTCCAGGTGCTGCGCAACCTGCTCTCCAACGCGGTGAAGTTCACCGACAGCGGCGCGGTGGAGCTGGTGATCCGGCCCGCCGGCGCCGATGTGCCGAACGCGATCCGCGAGCATCTGCTGGAGGCGGGTTCGCTGCGGGACGCCGACGCCGATCTGATCGCGTTCTCGGTCACCGACACCGGGATCGGGATCGCGTCCAGCAAGATGCTGGTGATCTTCGAGGCGTTCAAGCAGGCGGACGGTACGACGAGCCGGAAGTACGGCGGTACCGGTCTCGGGCTCTCCATCAGCCGGGAGATCGCCCGGCTGCTCGGCGGGGAGATCCATGCGGCGAGCGAGCCCGGACGGGGTTCGACCTTCACCCTGTACCTGCCGTTGCACCGCGCCGAACTGCCGCCCCAGGGCTACCCCCCGGTGGGTTCCGGTTCCGCCGAGGTGCTGGGCGGCTCGGGCGAGATGGGGCAGGCGCAGTCACCGCAGGGCCAGTCGGCTCCGTACGGCGACCCGGCCAACTCCGCCGGGGTGTTCCGCAGGCGCCGCAAGGCCCTGGGTGACGCGGGCCGCAAGCCCGCTCTGCCGGCCGGGCGCACGGCGTCCGAGAGCGCCCCGCAGCAGGAGGAGTGGGTGCAGGGGAGTCAGGGCGAGAGCCAGGGGCAGGACCAGGGCGCGGCGGTCGAGCCGGCGCCCCGGCGGACGTTCCGCTTCCGCGGCGAGAAGGTGCTCATCGTCGACGACGACATCCGCAACGTCTTCGCGCTCACCAGTGTGCTGGAGCAGCACGGCCTCTCCGTGCTGTACGCGGAGAACGGCCGGGAGGGCATCGAAGTCCTGGAGCAGCACGACGATGTGACGGTCGTGCTGATGGACATCATGATGCCGGAGATGGACGGGTACGCGACGACGACCGCGATCCGGCGGATGCCGCAGTTCGCCGGGCTGCCGATCGTCGCGCTCACCGCGAAGGCGATGAAGGGCGACCGGGAGAAGGCCATCGACTGCGGAGCTTCCGACTACGTAACGAAGCCTGTCGATCCTGATCACCTGCTTGCGGTGATGGAGCAGTGGATGCACGGAGAGTGA